One region of Triticum aestivum cultivar Chinese Spring chromosome 6B, IWGSC CS RefSeq v2.1, whole genome shotgun sequence genomic DNA includes:
- the LOC123134321 gene encoding uncharacterized protein isoform X2, producing MATAPCFVDQNNPSSPSMVVAPPPRPLLVPDPVGSASSAVVPMGSGGVRLQRRRPHGIRLPPPPRWLPPCCAGKQRRAARPRPHHTNEHSSLNLRQWIQAPPVRSRPKYPCRRRQVRARWIDLEVPMGLLSQLHRPSPRPTASMASRASADA from the exons ATGGCCACCGCCCCCTGCTTCGTTGACCAGAACAACCCCTCCTCCCCATCCATGGTGGTCGCCCCACCACCGCGGCCTCTCCTGGTGCCAGATCCGGTAGGATCCGCCTCAAGCGCCGTCGTCCCCATGGGATCCGGTGGGGTCCGCCTCCAGCGTCGGCGTCCCCATGGGATCCGCCTCCCGCCCCCTCCCCGTTGGCTACCTCCCTGCTGTGCCGGGAAACAGCGCCGCGCTGCCAGGCCCCGCCCCCATCACACCAATGAGCACAGCAGCCTCAATCTCCGACAATGGATCCAGGCACCCCCGGTCAGATCGCGCCCCAAGTACCCGTGCAGGCGCCGCCAAGTTCGTG CTCGCTGGATCGATCTGGAGGTTCCCATGGGCCTCCTCTCCCAACTGCATCGCCCTTCCCCGCGGCCTACTGCAAGCATGGCGAGTAGAGCATCAGCAGATGCATAG
- the LOC123134321 gene encoding uncharacterized protein isoform X1 produces MGSASRPLPVGYLPAVPGNSAALPGPAPITPMSTAASISDNGSRHPRSDRAPSTRAGAAKFVVRRPSVPLFHLPSSIAGAARPMGVHCIVTPHAVQIGHQLAGSIWRFPWASSPNCIALPRGLLQAWRVEHQQMHSALLHFIDFCAFLNRKK; encoded by the exons ATGGGATCCGCCTCCCGCCCCCTCCCCGTTGGCTACCTCCCTGCTGTGCCGGGAAACAGCGCCGCGCTGCCAGGCCCCGCCCCCATCACACCAATGAGCACAGCAGCCTCAATCTCCGACAATGGATCCAGGCACCCCCGGTCAGATCGCGCCCCAAGTACCCGTGCAGGCGCCGCCAAGTTCGTGGTTCGCCGCCCCTCTGTCCCCCTCTTCCACCTCCCATCCTCCATTGCTGGAGCAGCACGGCCCATGGGCGTGCACTGCATTGTGACTCCTCATGCAGTGCAGATTGGGCATCAG CTCGCTGGATCGATCTGGAGGTTCCCATGGGCCTCCTCTCCCAACTGCATCGCCCTTCCCCGCGGCCTACTGCAAGCATGGCGAGTAGAGCATCAGCAGATGCATAGTGCTCTTCTGCACTTCATTGATTTTTGTGCTTTTCTGAACAGAAAAAAGTGA